The stretch of DNA ATACTCGTATAAATTGTGGCTTCCAAGTTTTGTCTTGGAGAAAATCTAAAACGTGGCatgatccaaaaaaaaaaaagataactaTTGTTCTTATTAACTACAAAGATTTCAACCTAAACTTCGCATGGGTACATGTGTTACTCATTCTCAACTATAACTACCTATACGCAGACAAAAAAATGAGTCAATGGCTACCAGTATGAAATCCAACACCACAAAATTTCCTAGCAAGTATATGACTAAAGTTATGGGTATCATATCATATATTAGGGGAAAAAGTGGGCTAATGACTTTGAATGCTAGATAGAAGACTCTTCAATGTCTCATAAGTCATAAAGACAATGCCTACACCAGGAACAACCTTGTAGTACTCCGGCAAAATGCCTCTATACAAACCTCTTATCCCTTCATTCCGAAATATGTGACCAAATGTCCCGAACAAACTGGTATTATAGACACGTGCTCGACCACCAACTCCCTCCAACTGCATCCTTCGCCTTACAAGATCCAATGGAAAAGTTGCTGCAAGTTACAAGAGACAATTAATTGCACAAGATTAAGTAAGAATGAATCATGGAAATGTggaaattgcaataaaatgtGGGAAAAGTAAATTGATATTGACAATAAGTTCTTACACTAGCTaacaaattgattttataaactACGAAAGCATAATGTTTTTCAAACGAGGGCACTTGTGCATCATGCAACGCATTAACTCACCAAGCATGCAActtccaacaacatcaaatgtGTTTACACCGATTTTTATTATAAGCTAAACAAAATTATTGAATGCCATTCTATTGTCTATTAGTTGTTTCTGTTTATGCATTCCTGGTTTACACAGAGTCAGCCTGGTTGTTTCTTCGAGGCTAGTTCTTATGTACCAGTTCTATTTgaattcattctttttttttacaagggTTTCTCAATCACACATATGCATCATGCAAGAAAGACAGCTAACATCATAAAACAAGCTGCATTAAGTCACAAAGCAAGAACTTCCAACAGCACAAAACGAGTATTCAACAATCACATGCAATTGTTAATTTGTTATGAAAagctattttattttaaaaggcaAATTCAATTATTACACTATTCATATGCACACAAAAATTGTTATGATAAGCTAAACAAATATATTTGAGAATATCATTAGTTAGCATGATTAGGTCGGCAAAACAAAAGACATGCATCATAGCTGAAACTGGATAtagaatattttgttttttcttttaagacattttAGAGATTAGAGGTAGCAACAGCCAATAAGCACCCACCTGTTGATGATACAATGCCTGAAAGACTTCCACAAGCAAGACTGACCATGGCAGTAGAATCATCCGgcctaaattaaaaaaaaagtatagccataaatatttataaaataaaatgcggTAGGAAGTAACCTTCCGGTATAAAGAGCACCTCAATCCAGTGCAAGTACAGATATTCATTCACCTTTGAGATTTCCAAAAAGAGCGCAAGCTCTCGTAAACGGAAAAACTTAGAGCTATGCTAGGCCCAACACCCTGCACAATACAAAATAAGTAGTAATGTCAGTTGTAAGATAAGCAGGAATCAACAAAAACGAAGCAAAAAAGAGGAACTAAAAATGCATGATAAACACACCAACAACGTTGCACCAAGTCCCTTATACATGCCAAAAAATCCTTCTTCTCTGCAAATGGTACTAAACGCATGTGAGATTCCCCTGTAGTATATCACATTTCTCTGCAGTGGAAACGTAGCATATGAGTCTCGACTTTCAGTAAAAATAAACTCACAAACAAAAGAGTTGTTATAAATGGGATAGGTGCCATTTAACATATAGCTAAGACATTAATCAATCGTAAAAATAGTCTCAAAAAATTCAACTAACAAAAAGTGGCAATTACCTGTGCTGCAAGCCGTGTTCTTACTAAATCCAAAGGATATAAGGACGAAGCAGCCGTCATGCCTGACAAACCACCACTGACAAAATGCACAAAGACGTCAGAACTAGCATTTCCTCTATGATTCTCCCCCATAACAGAATGCAATAGCTGCAAGACAACAAACAAGACAACAAAAGGACGGTGAGATGTATTCATACTCAAGGAACATGAGCTTTTTTTAGCAGAAAGCATCAGAGCTTACAT from Cicer arietinum cultivar CDC Frontier isolate Library 1 chromosome 3, Cicar.CDCFrontier_v2.0, whole genome shotgun sequence encodes:
- the LOC101504475 gene encoding uncharacterized protein encodes the protein MEARVAGTVVEGGQRVLNNQQSQIGTVSQLVAGGLAGAFGKTCTAPLSRLTILFQVHGMHFDVGHVAALSKPSMLYEAQRIVNEEGFRAFWKGNLVTIAHRLPYSAVNFYTYECYKNLLHSVMGENHRGNASSDVFVHFVSGGLSGMTAASSLYPLDLVRTRLAAQRNVIYYRGISHAFSTICREEGFFGMYKGLGATLLGVGPSIALSFSVYESLRSFWKSQRPDDSTAMVSLACGSLSGIVSSTATFPLDLVRRRMQLEGVGGRARVYNTSLFGTFGHIFRNEGIRGLYRGILPEYYKVVPGVGIVFMTYETLKSLLSSIQSH